In the Primulina tabacum isolate GXHZ01 chromosome 7, ASM2559414v2, whole genome shotgun sequence genome, ATTTTTGTGCTAAAATAACTTACTTTCTCATCTTATAATCTAAATTATAGATGcgtaattatatataaaaaaaaaattaggtcATGTTgactggatttttttttttttttttttttgaatatgtGATTGGAATTTATGATATCAAGACCCTACAGAAGCCTGCCATGCATCTGCATGCATTGTCTCACGCCTATGTTTCCCGATTCTTTTTCGTAAATTTCGGTAAAAACAGAATCCAATTCAAGCTATCGCTAAATCCAAACGGAATCTTGCAAGAAATATACACTGACAGGCGcaataatttacataaacattCAGACGTACCTCCGATGTTAACATCACCTCTGGACCCCTCTGATGGTGACTCCAACAGGATTTTCACCACCGGTGATGGCTGCCGGGAAACCTTCCCCGATGCGGGGCTCGTGGCGGTGGAATCCATTTCGTTGAAGCTCGAGGCTCTGGGGGTGGGATGGAGGGAATATGCATCAGAAGAAGCGTAACCCGAGACCCTCGGGCTGAAGGGTCGGAACCCGAGACCGAACTCGTGGGGTGTGTTGATGGAGAATATCTCGGCGTTGGAGAGATTGGAGGCACGTGGGGTAGCCCCCATGGAGGATGATGGTGGTGCGGAGGATGTGGACCGTCGGATGCGGACACGGATAATGCGTCCGGTGTCGTCGATCTCGGAGTCGGTGAGGAGTGGGTTCCGGCCGTCGAGGGAGATCACGTCATTGTCGACGTCGAATTTGGTTACGGCGGCGGCGATTCCGCCGGGGTACTGGGTTTGTATTAGTATAATTGCGGCTCGGTACTCAAAGAGGAAGAGTAGTAGTGTGTACCTgcaaatttcattttttaatttgcAAACATTGGgaagaaattaaaatatgtcATTAATTAAGATACCCAAATTGATTTAGTTTCAGGTTTTAAGAAACAATccaaacttaaatttaaaagtgaAATGCATTTAATTTCCGCAATTAAACTTTTTGCATAATATTTAAATTCACTTTCTACCTTTCTGGGGTTGCGCAAATGCTTCCAAACAAATGGGAATTGGCTCTTTGTTTAtactagttactctgcacactgatcttttttattattatcgattaactaaagtgaaatttgataaattatggagggactaaattgatatttgaattgttgaaataaaaaaaaaaataaaaaggtgcgttgaaattgaaaaaaaaacaaaaaacaaaattgtaatattagtattatataagagtaaaattgaaagattgtgtgttgaaattgaaaaaaaaaaaacaaaaaacaaaagtgtaatattagtatcatataagggtaaaattggaagaaaaagatGGTGTCTTCTCTAGGTATTTATTATCATGTCCTCACACTtgataatatagtatagatatcTTGAAGACACAAACACacatttcaaattttcaatatatataaattcatgGATTTTATCAAGACTAaggtttattttttattcagaTAATACTTCATCAAGAGTGTTGAACAATTCAGCATTACATTAATGTCACACTAGCATCAcataaaaaatactaaaattacaaacaaataaaaaaatagtggATTTAAACTGAAATTTTACCAATACGGAAAATCAAAATcgcaaaaaacaaaataaagaatataTATCTCATAAATCTTGAGTCATGCAATTCCAAGAAcaaaatatatgaaaatataAATCGACACTTATAACAATATACGTACCAAATAAGACATTGAAGCACAACCAGTTGAACCATGATGCTCTGTGTGAACTCCCCGTACATGGCTCTAAGCAAAGGTATCCCCATAACCAATGTATTTGGCAAAGTTGAAACCGAGAAAATAGTAATCAGCCACTCCAGTTTCCCTCTAAAAATGCACCAAActgacagcaaaacaagcacAGAAAACTTAGAAATGGTGTCCGCCAATATGAACTTGGTGTCCATTTCATAAGGGTTGTTCTGTGATATGAAATGAAACGATAGAACAGGAACCGCGAAAATCGCTACGAATCGGTTGATGCCGGAGCATTGCTCCGGTGAGAATATGTTGCAAAATTTTACTGATATGTAGGCCACAAGCATTGCGAAGTAGAGAGGCACCATGGCACACATCACCT is a window encoding:
- the LOC142551670 gene encoding auxin efflux carrier component 6 isoform X1 — protein: MIRTDDFYKVMCAMVPLYFAMLVAYISVKFCNIFSPEQCSGINRFVAIFAVPVLSFHFISQNNPYEMDTKFILADTISKFSVLVLLSVWCIFRGKLEWLITIFSVSTLPNTLVMGIPLLRAMYGEFTQSIMVQLVVLQCLIWYTLLLFLFEYRAAIILIQTQYPGGIAAAVTKFDVDNDVISLDGRNPLLTDSEIDDTGRIIRVRIRRSTSSAPPSSSMGATPRASNLSNAEIFSINTPHEFGLGFRPFSPRVSGYASSDAYSLHPTPRASSFNEMDSTATSPASGKVSRQPSPVVKILLESPSEGSRGDVNIGDKDLSFRDCIKIPVEEGSDMKGETANQELPRAVVMLRHILIVVGRKLSRNPNTYSSVLGLLWSLISFKWNVGMPSVVKYSIKIISDAGLGMAMFSLGLFMALRPRIIACGLKMGAISMVVRFIGGPVLMSAASLAVGLKGIHLHAAIVQAALPQGIVPFVFAREYGLHPDLLSTGVIFGMLISLPITLLYYILLGL
- the LOC142551670 gene encoding auxin efflux carrier component 6 isoform X2; protein product: MIRTDDFYKVMCAMVPLYFAMLVAYISVKFCNIFSPEQCSGINRFVAIFAVPVLSFHFISQNNPYEMDTKFILADTISKFSVLVLLSVWCIFRGKLEWLITIFSVSTLPNTLVMGIPLLRAMYGEFTQSIMVQLVVLQCLIWYTLLLFLFEYRAAIILIQTQYPGGIAAAVTKFDVDNDVISLDGRNPLLTDSEIDDTGRIIRVRIRRSTSSAPPSSSMGATPRASNLSNAEIFSINTPHEFGLGFRPFSPRVSGYASSDAYSLHPTPRASSFNEMDSTATSPASGKVSRQPSPVVKILLESPSEGSRGDVNIGDKDLSFRDCIKIPVEEGSDMKGETANQELPRAVVMLRHILIVVGRKLSRNPNTYSSVLGLLWSLISFKWNVGMPSVVKYSIKIISDAGLGMAMFSLGLFMALRPRIIACGLKMGAISMVVRFIGGPVLMSAASLAVGLKGIHLHAAIVQAALPQGIVPFVFAREYGLHPDLLSTGT